The following are encoded together in the Capsulimonas corticalis genome:
- a CDS encoding Uma2 family endonuclease, whose protein sequence is MAILEHEIRSANGAGLSGLHRHLFSRDDYYTMGDIGIFRDQRVEMIEGAIIEMAPASPPHAALTNPLAALLESAFGIGFTIRTQVPMTLGDATNPSEPEPDVVVATGSWREYLTWHPNQHDIQLIVEISDSTLTYDRTIKARLYSDAHIPEYWIVNLVDTQIEVYRQPTETGYVEITAHRAGDSVEPLLTPGRSIAVDEILP, encoded by the coding sequence ATGGCGATTCTGGAGCACGAGATTCGTTCCGCCAATGGCGCTGGATTGAGCGGGCTGCATCGACATCTCTTTAGTCGCGATGACTACTACACGATGGGCGACATTGGCATCTTTCGCGACCAGCGTGTTGAGATGATCGAAGGAGCAATCATCGAAATGGCTCCAGCAAGTCCGCCGCACGCTGCGCTGACGAATCCCCTTGCGGCGCTTTTAGAATCTGCATTCGGCATCGGATTTACTATCAGGACACAAGTCCCCATGACGCTCGGAGACGCGACCAATCCCAGCGAGCCGGAGCCGGATGTCGTCGTCGCCACAGGCTCATGGCGCGAATATCTGACATGGCATCCTAACCAGCACGACATCCAGCTCATCGTCGAGATTTCCGATAGCACACTTACCTACGACCGCACCATTAAAGCCCGGCTCTATTCCGACGCCCATATTCCAGAATACTGGATTGTCAACCTTGTGGACACACAGATTGAGGTTTATCGCCAGCCGACGGAGACAGGGTATGTTGAGATTACGGCCCACCGCGCCGGCGACAGCGTTGAGCCGCTATTGACGCCTGGACGAAGTATTGCGGTGGACGAAATACTTCCATAA
- a CDS encoding alpha/beta hydrolase-fold protein: MTKNIPFLMVFSHLQQLPDKESSFMSACAGTNGINIPFQRRIRMENFDDGGLSTGPRRIEIYLPENYEETDERYPVIYFSDGGNAFSRPGATMAVDAAYDQLIDDGLINPGIFVAIGLASVASRLESFTPTTHRSGGGLGGYYRFISERLKPYIDTHYRTKPEPASTGIAGYSSSGSAAFIMAYTHPETFGLAGCMSPSLWSDHRYSLKLLTEGNGAKRPVRFWLDAGGGEYEMWGDVTSASHLLEQHGWIPGDDLAAYFDYPADHNFEAGAGRMRQMLHFLLRNSPYELERYQLVSATNLEAEKIDLSSGVRGIVGAEAWYTNGFRLTVPHPNLTLADTAIAVLDTHDPIRLHGVSQGETTISSTYHGYMASLPIIGCDPDNLVNYLPCPQSDIVPNASGSLTETFALPYSIDDTQQKTLARFGVSYDEAHVHIAVHVLDSTVIIEPGKLPWEQDAVEINIDIRPEEDIRTVISSYTNSLAFYLVPRSPDGLICIYDPETCGWTDALPPGIHGSCAAAPGGYNAVLSIPASEWRSRQGDPWKTFRLNIRINSVDVIGGPATETCWQIAWEKFLSPIGTGVFRRQ, translated from the coding sequence ATGACCAAGAATATTCCTTTTCTTATGGTATTCTCACACTTGCAGCAATTGCCAGACAAGGAGAGCTCATTTATGTCGGCTTGTGCAGGGACGAACGGTATTAATATACCGTTTCAACGCCGTATTCGTATGGAGAACTTCGATGATGGCGGGCTTTCGACGGGACCGAGACGAATCGAGATCTATCTGCCCGAAAATTACGAGGAAACCGACGAGCGTTATCCTGTCATCTATTTCAGTGACGGTGGCAATGCATTCTCCCGTCCCGGCGCGACAATGGCTGTAGATGCGGCGTACGATCAGCTCATTGATGACGGGCTGATTAACCCAGGGATATTCGTCGCCATCGGCTTGGCAAGTGTGGCGAGCCGGCTCGAATCCTTCACGCCGACGACACACAGGAGCGGCGGTGGCCTGGGAGGATATTACCGATTCATCTCCGAACGGCTCAAACCCTACATCGATACCCACTACCGAACCAAGCCGGAACCAGCTTCCACAGGGATCGCCGGATACTCTTCGAGTGGATCGGCAGCCTTTATCATGGCTTATACTCACCCGGAAACATTCGGTCTCGCCGGCTGCATGTCGCCAAGCTTGTGGTCGGATCATCGATACTCTCTCAAGCTGCTGACGGAGGGGAACGGCGCAAAGAGACCGGTTCGATTCTGGCTTGATGCGGGAGGCGGAGAATACGAGATGTGGGGAGACGTTACAAGCGCGAGCCATCTGCTGGAGCAGCATGGCTGGATCCCCGGCGACGATCTGGCCGCCTACTTCGATTATCCCGCCGATCACAACTTTGAAGCCGGCGCAGGGCGAATGCGCCAAATGCTCCACTTTCTGCTGCGGAACTCTCCCTATGAATTGGAACGATACCAGCTTGTGTCTGCAACAAACCTGGAGGCAGAGAAAATTGATCTTAGCTCTGGGGTTCGAGGCATTGTCGGCGCGGAAGCCTGGTATACCAATGGGTTTCGCCTGACGGTCCCTCACCCGAATCTCACCCTCGCGGACACAGCGATTGCAGTCCTGGATACACACGACCCAATTCGGCTTCACGGTGTCTCACAAGGCGAAACGACGATCTCATCGACTTACCACGGCTATATGGCGTCATTGCCCATCATCGGCTGCGATCCGGACAATCTCGTGAATTATTTGCCGTGTCCTCAATCGGATATCGTCCCCAATGCGTCGGGTAGCCTTACCGAAACCTTCGCCCTGCCCTACTCGATCGACGACACGCAGCAGAAAACACTGGCCCGCTTCGGCGTCTCGTATGACGAAGCGCATGTTCATATTGCCGTTCATGTCTTGGACAGCACAGTCATCATCGAACCAGGCAAACTGCCCTGGGAGCAGGATGCAGTCGAGATCAATATAGACATACGGCCGGAAGAAGACATACGAACCGTGATCAGTTCGTATACAAATTCTCTGGCGTTTTACTTAGTTCCAAGAAGCCCCGACGGATTGATCTGTATCTACGATCCAGAAACGTGTGGATGGACCGACGCCCTGCCGCCCGGCATCCATGGCTCATGCGCCGCCGCGCCCGGTGGCTACAATGCCGTACTCTCGATCCCCGCCAGCGAATGGCGCAGCCGCCAGGGCGATCCCTGGAAGACCTTCCGCCTGAATATTCGCATCAACAGTGTCGATGTCATCGGCGGTCCAGCGACGGAGACATGCTGGCAAATAGCTTGGGAGAAATTTTTGAGCCCGATTGGAACGGGAGTATTTCGAAGACAGTAA